Proteins encoded by one window of Deinococcus sedimenti:
- a CDS encoding M20 family metallopeptidase, translated as MTHTTPSVDLQALMADLKVLTDLESPSTDPAAIQHVMDVVEGWARDLGAETHALGGGTRVFHFGVQPGATERPILVLTHADTVWPRGTLDSMPWRVDGQRLHGPGTYDMKAGIVGLFHALRALQGQWPRGGVTVLLSPDEEIGSPSSRDHIERAAHEARVALVVEPPVADTHALKTGRKGTGSYLLTFTGVASHAGNKPGEGASAITAAAHATLELQALARPDEGTTVSVGLIRGGSAVNVIPAHATLEIDLRVSTLAEADRVDAAVRAWTPRDPRVTVQVAGGLNRPPFEQGAGTLALFEQAREVARELGFDLTHTVVGGGSDGNFTAPIIPTLDGLGAPGDGAHAQHEHVRLDRWPDHVRLLTELLRRV; from the coding sequence ATGACCCACACCACCCCCAGCGTGGACCTGCAGGCGCTGATGGCCGACCTGAAGGTCCTGACCGACCTCGAATCGCCGTCCACCGACCCGGCCGCCATTCAGCACGTCATGGACGTCGTGGAGGGTTGGGCCCGCGACCTCGGCGCCGAAACGCACGCGCTGGGCGGCGGCACCCGCGTCTTCCACTTCGGCGTGCAGCCCGGCGCGACCGAGCGGCCCATCCTGGTCCTCACGCATGCCGACACCGTCTGGCCGCGCGGCACGCTGGACAGCATGCCCTGGCGCGTGGACGGGCAGCGGCTGCACGGTCCCGGCACGTACGACATGAAGGCCGGGATTGTCGGGCTGTTCCACGCGCTGCGCGCCCTGCAGGGCCAGTGGCCGCGCGGTGGCGTGACCGTGCTGCTGTCCCCCGACGAGGAGATCGGCAGCCCCAGCAGCCGCGACCACATCGAACGCGCCGCGCACGAGGCCCGCGTCGCCCTGGTCGTCGAGCCGCCCGTCGCGGACACCCACGCCCTCAAGACCGGCCGTAAGGGCACCGGGAGCTACCTGCTGACCTTCACGGGCGTCGCCAGCCACGCCGGGAACAAACCCGGCGAAGGGGCGAGCGCCATCACGGCCGCCGCGCACGCCACCCTGGAACTCCAGGCCCTCGCGCGGCCCGACGAGGGCACCACCGTCAGTGTCGGCCTGATTCGCGGCGGCAGCGCCGTGAACGTCATTCCCGCGCACGCCACCCTGGAGATCGACCTGCGCGTCAGCACCCTCGCGGAGGCCGACCGGGTGGACGCCGCCGTACGCGCCTGGACGCCCCGCGACCCCCGCGTGACCGTGCAGGTCGCCGGCGGCCTGAACCGACCCCCCTTCGAACAGGGAGCCGGCACCCTGGCCCTCTTCGAGCAGGCGCGCGAGGTGGCCCGGGAACTGGGCTTCGACCTGACCCACACCGTCGTGGGCGGCGGCAGCGACGGGAACTTCACTGCGCCCATCATTCCCACCCTGGACGGCCTCGGGGCTCCCGGCGACGGCGCGCACGCCCAGCACGAACACGTGCGCCTCGACCGCTGGCCGGACCACGTGCGGCTGCTGACCGAACTGCTCCGCCGCGTCTGA